Proteins from one Mycobacterium sp. SMC-2 genomic window:
- the ald gene encoding alanine dehydrogenase: MRVGVPTEIKANEFRVAITPAGVAELSRRGHEVLVQAGAGDGSSIPDEEFKAAGAQLAGSAEQVWAEADLLLKVKEPIPAEYGLLRPRQVLFTYLHLAASRTCTEALMSSRTTSIAYETVQAADGSLPLLAPMSEVAGRLSAQVGAYHLMRSHGGRGVLMGGVPGVKPADVVVIGAGTAGYNAARVANGMGASVTVLDVNIGKLRRLDAEFGGQVRTRYSSAYELEGTVTRADLLIGAVLRPGAKAPKLVSNSLVAQMKPGAVLVDISIDQGGCFADSRPTTHDDPTFPVHDTQFYCVSNMPSAVPKTSTVALTNATMPYVLELADQGWQAACRSDVALAKGLSTHDGALLSERVAADLGLPFTDPASLLA; this comes from the coding sequence ATGCGAGTCGGCGTACCGACCGAGATCAAGGCCAACGAGTTCAGAGTGGCCATCACCCCCGCCGGTGTCGCCGAACTGAGCCGCCGCGGCCACGAGGTGCTCGTCCAGGCCGGCGCCGGGGACGGGTCGTCCATCCCTGACGAGGAGTTCAAGGCGGCGGGCGCCCAATTGGCCGGCTCGGCCGAACAGGTGTGGGCCGAGGCCGATCTGCTGCTCAAGGTCAAGGAACCGATTCCGGCCGAATACGGCCTCCTGCGCCCACGTCAGGTGTTGTTCACGTATCTGCACCTGGCCGCCTCGCGCACCTGCACCGAGGCGCTAATGTCTTCCCGCACAACCTCGATCGCCTACGAAACCGTGCAGGCCGCCGACGGCTCGCTGCCGTTGTTGGCTCCGATGAGCGAGGTCGCCGGGCGGCTCTCGGCGCAGGTCGGCGCCTACCATCTGATGCGGTCCCACGGCGGGCGCGGCGTGCTGATGGGCGGGGTGCCGGGAGTCAAACCCGCCGACGTCGTGGTGATCGGCGCCGGTACGGCCGGTTACAACGCCGCCCGGGTCGCCAACGGCATGGGCGCCAGTGTGACGGTTCTCGACGTCAACATCGGCAAGCTCCGGCGGCTTGACGCGGAGTTCGGCGGACAGGTCCGCACGCGCTACTCGTCGGCGTACGAGCTGGAGGGCACCGTCACGCGAGCCGACCTGTTGATCGGCGCGGTGCTGCGGCCGGGCGCCAAGGCGCCGAAACTAGTTTCGAATTCCCTTGTCGCGCAGATGAAGCCGGGTGCCGTGCTGGTGGATATCTCGATCGACCAGGGCGGCTGCTTCGCGGATTCCCGGCCGACCACCCACGATGACCCGACGTTCCCCGTGCACGACACGCAGTTCTACTGCGTGTCGAACATGCCCAGCGCGGTACCCAAGACGTCGACCGTGGCGCTGACCAACGCGACGATGCCGTACGTGCTCGAACTGGCCGACCAGGGCTGGCAAGCGGCGTGCCGGTCGGATGTCGCTCTGGCTAAGGGCCTTTCGACGCACGACGGCGCGCTGCTGTCCGAACGGGTGGCCGCCGACCTGGGCCTGCCGTTCACCGACCCCGCGAGCCTGCTGGCCTAG
- a CDS encoding nitronate monooxygenase yields MVLGFWDIMVPIVGAPMAGGPGTPELAAAVSNAGGLGFVPGGHQTAERFAENIVAARAATTGPLGVNLFVPQPSVADWMALDYYAEELEEIADYYQVEVGHPHHGDDDDWEAKLEVVADLRPELVSFTFGVPPPDVIRRLGALGLLVMVTVTSAYEAGVAVAAGADSLIVQGPDAGGHRGTFAPDMEPGSESLHQLITRIRSAHDVPLVAAGGLGNARDIAAVLHRGAVAAQVGTALLLSDEAGTSTAHRTALKNPIFGTTVVTRAFSGRYARGLENNFTRLLDNVAPLGYPEVNQMTSPIREAAAAMEDPNGIPLWAGTSFKEARPGPVADIIASLVEAD; encoded by the coding sequence GTGGTACTGGGCTTTTGGGACATCATGGTGCCCATCGTGGGTGCGCCGATGGCCGGCGGACCGGGCACGCCCGAACTGGCCGCCGCGGTGTCCAACGCGGGTGGGCTCGGCTTCGTCCCCGGCGGCCACCAAACCGCGGAGCGATTCGCCGAGAACATCGTCGCCGCCCGCGCCGCGACCACCGGACCGCTGGGCGTCAACCTGTTCGTTCCGCAACCCAGCGTTGCCGACTGGATGGCGCTGGACTACTACGCCGAAGAACTCGAAGAGATCGCCGACTACTACCAGGTGGAGGTCGGCCACCCGCACCACGGCGACGATGACGATTGGGAGGCCAAGCTCGAGGTGGTGGCCGACCTGCGGCCCGAGCTGGTGTCGTTCACCTTCGGGGTCCCACCGCCCGATGTCATCCGGCGGCTGGGGGCGCTCGGCTTGCTGGTGATGGTCACCGTGACCTCGGCGTACGAGGCGGGCGTGGCCGTCGCCGCCGGCGCGGACAGCCTGATCGTCCAGGGCCCGGATGCGGGCGGGCACCGGGGCACCTTTGCGCCCGACATGGAGCCCGGCAGTGAATCGCTGCACCAGCTGATCACCCGGATCCGCAGCGCCCATGACGTGCCGCTCGTCGCGGCCGGCGGCTTGGGCAACGCCCGGGACATCGCCGCCGTGTTGCACCGCGGCGCCGTGGCCGCTCAGGTCGGTACGGCGCTGCTGCTCAGCGACGAGGCGGGCACCAGCACCGCGCATCGCACCGCCCTGAAGAATCCGATCTTCGGCACCACCGTCGTCACGCGCGCCTTCTCGGGCCGCTACGCTCGCGGCTTGGAGAACAACTTCACCCGCCTGCTCGACAACGTGGCGCCACTGGGCTACCCCGAGGTCAACCAGATGACGTCCCCGATCCGGGAGGCGGCCGCCGCCATGGAGGACCCGAACGGGATTCCGCTGTGGGCGGGAACGTCGTTCAAGGAGGCCCGACCCGGTCCGGTGGCCGACATCATCGCCAGCCTGGTCGAGGCCGACTAG